A genomic stretch from Hemicordylus capensis ecotype Gifberg chromosome 1, rHemCap1.1.pri, whole genome shotgun sequence includes:
- the TENT5A gene encoding terminal nucleotidyltransferase 5A, whose product MADEEKALSGGSSSSPRGAVAEPCLGCCESSRCNVLSWEQVQRLDRILSETIPIHGRGNFPTLEMQPRQIVKVVRSRLEEKRIGVRDVRLNGSAASHVLHQDSGLGYKDLDLIFCADLKSEGEFQTVKDVVLDCLLDFLPEGVNKEKITPLTLKEAYVQKMVKVCNDSDRWSLISLSNNSGKNVELKFVDSLRRQFEFSVDSFQIKLDSLLLFYECSENPMTETFHPTIIGESVYGDFQEAFDHLCNKIIATRNPEEIRGGGLLKYCNLLVRGFRAASESEIKSLQRYMCSRFFIDFSDIGEQQRKLESYLQNHFVGLEDRKYDYLMTLHGVVNESTVCLMGHERRQTLNLITMLAIRVLAEQNIIPNVANVTCYYQPAPYVADANFSNYYIAQVQPMFPCQQHTYSTWLPCN is encoded by the exons ATGGCAGACGAGGAAAAGGCTctcagcggcggcagcagcagcagtcctcGAGGGGCCGTTGCCGAGCCTTGCCTGGGCTGCTGCGAGAGCAGCCGCTGCAACGTGCTGAGCTGGGAACAAGTGCAGCGTTTGGACCGCATCCTGAGCGAGACCATCCCGATCCACGGCCGCGGCAACTTTCCGACGCTGGAGATGCAGCCACGGCAGATCGTGAAGGTCGTGCGGAGCCGCCTGGAGGAGAAACGCATCGGCGTGCGAGATGTGCGCCTCAACGGCTCGGCGGCCAGCCACGTCTTGCACCAGGATAGCGGCCTGGGCTACAAGGACTTGGACCTCATCTTCTGCGCCGACCTGAAGAGCGAAGGCGAATTCCAGACCGTCAAAGATGTGGTCTTGGACTGCCTTTTGGATTTCTTACCGGAAGGAGTTAACAAAGAGAAGATCACCCCGCTGACCCTGAAG GAAGCCTATGTGCAGAAAATGGTGAAAGTGTGCAATGATTCAGACCGATGGAGTCTCATCTCCTTGTCCAACAACAGTGGCAAAAATGTGGAGCTGAAATTTGTGGACTCCCTGAGGAGGCAATTTGAGTTCAGCGTAGATTCTTTTCAGATCAAGTTagactctcttcttcttttttatgaATGTTCAGAGAACCCAATGACCGAAACTTTTCACCCAACCATCATTGGGGAGAGCGTCTACGGGGATTTCCAAGAAGCCTTTGATCACCTCTGCAACAAGATAATTGCTACCAGAAACCCAGAAGAAATCAGGGGCGGTGGTCTTCTTAAGTACTGCAACCTCCTAGTAAGGGGCTTCCGGGCTGCCTCAGAATCTGAGATTAAGTCCCTCCAGAGATACATGTGCTCAAGGTTTTTCATTGACTTCTCAGACATTGGAGAACAGCAACGGAAGTTGGAGTCGTACTTGCAGAACCACTTTGTGGGACTCGAGGACCGCAAGTATGATTATCTGATGACCCTTCATGGTGTGGTAAATGAGAGCACGGTGTGCCTGATGGGACATGAGAGGAGGCAGACTTTAAATCTTATCACCATGCTGGCCATCCGTGTCCTAGCTGAGCAAAATATCATCCCCAATGTGGCCAATGTCACTTGCTACTACCAGCCAGCTCCATATGTAGCAGATGCTAACTTCAGCAATTACTATATTGCCCAGGTTCAGCCAATGTTCCCATGTCAGCAGCACACTTACTCTACTTGGTTGCCCTGTAATTAA